The proteins below are encoded in one region of Myxococcales bacterium:
- the aroQ gene encoding type II 3-dehydroquinate dehydratase: MAAQSSLKILVLHGPNLNLLGSREPEIYGRETLKTIDAQLKTIAKQFKVSLTCKQSNHEGVLIDLIQQAPKQFAGLLINLGAFTHTSLALADALSAVALPYVEVHLSNIFSREALRHDSLTAVNSVGFVAGFASNSYPLGLRGLIDYLKAPNRK; encoded by the coding sequence ATGGCAGCTCAATCGTCGTTAAAAATTCTGGTCCTGCATGGGCCTAACCTTAATCTATTGGGTAGCCGCGAGCCTGAGATCTACGGGCGTGAAACACTTAAAACAATTGATGCCCAGCTAAAAACGATCGCCAAACAGTTCAAGGTGAGCTTAACGTGCAAACAATCAAACCACGAAGGTGTCTTGATTGATCTTATCCAGCAAGCACCTAAGCAATTTGCTGGACTTTTAATCAATCTCGGCGCCTTCACCCACACTTCTCTCGCTCTTGCCGATGCCCTCAGCGCGGTGGCTTTACCCTACGTTGAAGTGCATTTATCCAATATCTTCAGTCGTGAAGCACTGCGTCATGACTCATTAACTGCTGTAAATTCCGTAGGATTTGTTGCTGGATTCGCTTCGAACAGTTACCCCCTTGGCTTACGCGGCCTAATTGATTATTTGAAGGCTCCTAATCGAAAGTAA
- the accB gene encoding acetyl-CoA carboxylase biotin carboxyl carrier protein: protein MEIDLKQIKDLMRAIRQHNISELEISQGEESIRLRRDPAEGAVAGPGSSVAPPAPSIPPPAAVPSQAVEPTASETGDFIVSPFVGTFYACPAPDAPSFIQKGQEFKAGQVLCIVEAMKLMNEIEAEFDGTLLEVLIENGKPVEFGDKLFELKNARRRDYHVP, encoded by the coding sequence ATGGAAATCGATCTAAAACAAATCAAAGACTTGATGCGGGCTATCCGCCAACACAACATTAGTGAACTTGAAATCAGCCAAGGCGAAGAGAGTATTCGTTTACGACGCGATCCAGCAGAGGGGGCCGTCGCTGGGCCAGGCTCAAGTGTAGCCCCTCCCGCTCCTAGCATACCGCCACCGGCTGCAGTTCCGAGCCAAGCAGTCGAGCCCACTGCCAGCGAGACAGGCGACTTTATCGTCTCGCCATTTGTGGGCACCTTCTATGCATGTCCAGCGCCTGATGCTCCCTCCTTCATCCAAAAAGGCCAAGAGTTTAAAGCCGGGCAAGTTCTGTGCATTGTCGAAGCGATGAAACTGATGAACGAGATTGAAGCTGAATTCGACGGTACCTTACTCGAGGTTTTGATCGAGAACGGAAAACCCGTTGAATTTGGTGACAAACTTTTCGAATTAAAAAACGCTAGGCGACGCGATTACCATGTTCCGTAA
- a CDS encoding roadblock/LC7 domain-containing protein, with the protein MQTDTAQSLSGILKSVVDRTSGSVSGLLMDFDGLPVEHYVRDNSKVDAETIGAEYSVVLSQIRKAAEMLDAGSAREVAIQAERLTTIIRLLNDDYFVAISLLPGGNIGKARFLLRTVEEQLLAALR; encoded by the coding sequence ATGCAGACCGATACCGCGCAGTCACTCAGCGGCATATTAAAAAGCGTTGTGGATAGAACTTCGGGCAGCGTCTCGGGTCTGCTCATGGACTTTGATGGCCTTCCAGTCGAGCACTACGTTAGGGACAATAGCAAAGTCGACGCAGAAACCATCGGCGCCGAGTACAGCGTGGTGCTGTCTCAAATCCGTAAAGCTGCTGAAATGCTCGATGCTGGATCTGCACGCGAAGTTGCTATCCAAGCCGAACGTCTTACCACCATCATTCGCCTATTAAACGACGACTACTTCGTTGCAATTTCACTATTGCCGGGAGGAAATATCGGTAAGGCGCGCTTCTTACTTCGCACTGTTGAAGAACAATTGTTGGCAGCCTTGAGGTGA